The proteins below are encoded in one region of Micromonospora pisi:
- the glyA gene encoding serine hydroxymethyltransferase, translating to MHVPPIPTLTAADPQLAALIESEAKRQHDKLRMIASENYVSTAVLEASGTVLTNKYSEGYAGKRYYEGQQFIDPIETLAIERARALFGVDHANVQPYSGSPANLAVYLAFLSPGDKVMGMALPMGGHLTHGWSVSATGKWFTPVRYQVSRETGRIDLDEVRDLALRERPKVIFCGGTAVPRTIDFPGFAEIAREVGAILVADIAHIAGLVAGGAHPSPVGYADVITTTTHKTLRGPRGAMIMTTAEYASAIDKAVFPGLQGGPHNHTTASIAVALKEASTEDFRRYAHQVVANAQALAAAMVERGFELSSGGTDNHLILADLTSKGIAGKPAAQALDRAGIELNYNTVPYDTRKPFDPSGIRLGAAALTTRGLTEQQMPQVAAWMDEAVSAAVKDDEATLDRIAGEVSDLLATYPMPGYASA from the coding sequence ATGCACGTACCGCCCATTCCCACCCTGACCGCCGCCGACCCGCAGTTGGCCGCCCTGATCGAGTCCGAGGCCAAGCGCCAGCACGACAAGCTGCGCATGATCGCCTCGGAGAACTACGTCTCCACCGCCGTACTCGAGGCCAGCGGCACCGTGCTGACCAACAAGTACTCCGAGGGCTACGCCGGCAAGCGTTACTACGAGGGTCAGCAGTTCATCGACCCGATCGAGACCCTCGCCATCGAACGGGCCCGCGCGCTCTTCGGGGTCGACCACGCCAACGTCCAGCCGTACTCCGGCTCCCCCGCGAACCTCGCGGTCTACCTGGCGTTCCTCTCCCCGGGCGACAAGGTGATGGGGATGGCCCTGCCGATGGGCGGGCACCTGACCCACGGCTGGTCGGTTTCGGCCACCGGCAAGTGGTTCACCCCCGTGCGCTACCAGGTCTCCCGGGAGACCGGTCGGATCGACCTCGACGAGGTACGCGACCTCGCGCTGCGCGAGCGCCCCAAGGTGATCTTCTGCGGTGGCACGGCGGTCCCCCGGACCATCGACTTCCCCGGTTTCGCCGAGATCGCCCGGGAGGTCGGCGCGATCCTGGTCGCCGACATCGCGCACATCGCCGGACTGGTCGCCGGTGGTGCGCACCCGTCGCCGGTGGGCTACGCCGACGTCATCACCACCACCACCCACAAGACCCTGCGTGGCCCGCGCGGCGCCATGATCATGACGACCGCCGAGTACGCGAGCGCGATCGACAAGGCGGTCTTCCCCGGCCTCCAGGGTGGCCCGCACAACCACACCACCGCGAGTATCGCGGTCGCCCTCAAGGAGGCGTCGACCGAGGACTTCCGGCGGTACGCCCACCAGGTCGTGGCGAACGCCCAGGCGCTCGCCGCCGCGATGGTCGAGCGGGGCTTCGAACTCAGCTCCGGCGGCACCGACAACCACCTGATCCTGGCCGACCTGACCAGCAAGGGCATCGCCGGCAAGCCGGCCGCCCAGGCGCTGGACCGGGCCGGAATCGAACTGAACTACAACACCGTGCCGTACGACACCCGCAAGCCGTTCGACCCGTCCGGCATCCGGCTCGGCGCGGCGGCGCTCACCACCCGGGGCCTGACCGAGCAGCAGATGCCGCAGGTGGCGGCCTGGATGGACGAGGCGGTCAGCGCCGCGGTCAAGGACGACGAGGCCACCCTGGACCGGATCGCGGGTGAGGTGTCCGACCTCCTCGCCACCTACCCCATGCCCGGTTACGCCTCCGCCTGA
- a CDS encoding LacI family DNA-binding transcriptional regulator, producing the protein MKRPTIADIARQAGVSKGAVSYALNGQPGVSESTRQRILAIAREIGFNPNSAARALSGATANAVGLALRRPARTLGVEPFFMELISGVEAELSARSYALTLQIVADAQTEIAVYRRWWGERRIDGVFLCDLRVDDERVPALEELNLPTVVIGGPGHTGRLASIWADEEAALVETVEYLVALGHRRITRIGGLPGLLHTEIRTEAFTEVCRRLGLDQTRTVPSDYTGEEGARVTRRLLSSAERPTALIYDNDVMAIAGLAVAQEMGLSVPADLSIVAWDDSPLCQLVHPPLTALSRDIPAYGAHAARRLLAAIAGDPITSYQDETAHLTPRGSTAPPRPTPPPTPSAI; encoded by the coding sequence GTGAAACGGCCCACGATCGCGGACATCGCCCGCCAGGCCGGGGTCTCCAAGGGCGCCGTCTCCTACGCCCTCAACGGCCAGCCCGGCGTCTCGGAAAGCACCCGGCAACGCATCCTCGCCATCGCACGCGAGATCGGCTTCAACCCGAACAGCGCCGCCCGCGCCCTGAGCGGCGCGACGGCCAACGCCGTCGGGCTGGCCCTGCGCCGACCGGCCCGCACCCTCGGCGTCGAACCGTTCTTCATGGAGCTGATCAGCGGCGTCGAGGCCGAACTCTCCGCCCGGTCGTACGCCCTCACCCTTCAGATCGTCGCCGACGCCCAGACCGAGATCGCCGTCTACCGGCGCTGGTGGGGCGAGCGCCGGATCGACGGCGTCTTCCTCTGCGACCTGCGCGTCGACGACGAACGGGTGCCCGCCCTCGAAGAGCTGAACCTGCCCACCGTGGTGATCGGCGGCCCCGGACACACCGGCCGCCTGGCCAGCATCTGGGCCGACGAGGAGGCGGCCCTGGTGGAGACGGTGGAATACCTGGTCGCGCTCGGCCACCGCCGGATCACCCGGATCGGTGGCCTGCCCGGGCTGCTGCACACCGAGATCCGCACCGAGGCGTTCACCGAGGTCTGTCGACGACTCGGCCTGGACCAGACCCGTACGGTGCCCTCGGACTACACCGGCGAAGAGGGCGCCCGGGTCACCCGCCGACTGCTCAGCTCCGCCGAACGGCCCACCGCGCTGATCTACGACAACGACGTGATGGCGATCGCCGGGCTGGCGGTGGCGCAGGAGATGGGGCTCTCGGTCCCGGCCGATCTCTCCATCGTGGCCTGGGACGACTCCCCGCTCTGCCAGCTGGTGCACCCGCCTCTCACCGCGCTCAGCCGGGACATTCCGGCGTACGGCGCCCACGCCGCCCGCCGGCTCCTCGCCGCCATAGCCGGCGACCCCATCACCTCCTACCAAGACGAAACCGCCCACCTAACCCCCCGCGGCAGCACCGCCCCACCCCGCCCCACCCCACCCCCCACCCCCTCCGCGATCTAG
- a CDS encoding ABC transporter substrate-binding protein, with amino-acid sequence MGGFGARWVRLVAASAAGVLLVAGCSGNPGGDSDSGGTITLKIGIWGDFGINDLKARYEAANPNIKISVNTGEYNAQHEDLQKKLIAGDGAPDIAAIDEGFVIQFRGQADKFVNLLDRGAGQYETRYLPWKWKQTLSADSRTQIGLGTDVGGLAMCYRTDLFQAAGLPTGRDQVSALWPTWDQFIATGQTYTSKTGKKFIDAGTNIFNPVLGQQPVGFYDQGEALVMEGGPKVAFEVAAKAIAADISANLPAFQPEWNAGFAQNAFAVLACPAWMQGHIKNTAPETAGKWDIAAIPGGGGNWGGSFLTVPKQGKHVDEAYKLLEWLVQPEQQIEIFKKVGNLPSQPALYQDPAIKDFSNPFFNNAPVGQIFPRAAEGLTPQYLGRKNGPTRVAVENVLNRMQTADLKGKPLSEAWAEALKEAEKAAKS; translated from the coding sequence ATGGGAGGGTTCGGGGCCCGTTGGGTCCGGCTGGTCGCCGCGAGTGCGGCAGGTGTGCTCCTGGTCGCGGGTTGCAGTGGCAACCCCGGCGGCGATTCCGATTCCGGCGGCACCATCACCCTCAAGATCGGCATCTGGGGTGACTTCGGGATCAATGACCTGAAGGCCCGGTATGAGGCCGCGAACCCGAACATCAAGATCAGCGTGAACACCGGCGAGTACAACGCCCAGCACGAGGACCTGCAGAAGAAGCTGATCGCCGGCGACGGCGCCCCCGACATCGCCGCGATCGACGAGGGTTTTGTCATCCAGTTCCGTGGCCAGGCGGACAAGTTCGTCAACCTGCTCGACCGGGGCGCCGGCCAGTACGAGACCCGCTACCTGCCGTGGAAGTGGAAGCAGACCCTCTCCGCGGACAGCAGGACCCAGATCGGCCTCGGCACCGACGTCGGCGGCCTCGCCATGTGCTACCGCACCGACCTGTTCCAGGCCGCCGGCCTCCCCACCGGGCGGGACCAGGTCTCCGCGCTCTGGCCCACCTGGGACCAGTTCATCGCCACCGGGCAGACCTACACCAGCAAGACCGGCAAGAAGTTCATCGACGCCGGCACGAACATCTTCAACCCGGTCCTGGGTCAGCAACCGGTCGGCTTCTACGACCAGGGCGAGGCGCTGGTGATGGAGGGCGGCCCGAAGGTGGCCTTCGAGGTGGCCGCCAAGGCGATCGCCGCCGACATCTCCGCCAACCTGCCGGCCTTCCAGCCGGAGTGGAACGCCGGCTTCGCCCAGAACGCCTTCGCGGTGCTGGCCTGCCCCGCCTGGATGCAGGGCCACATCAAGAACACCGCGCCCGAAACCGCCGGCAAGTGGGACATCGCCGCGATCCCCGGTGGCGGCGGCAACTGGGGTGGTTCGTTCCTCACCGTGCCGAAGCAGGGCAAGCACGTGGACGAGGCGTACAAGCTGCTGGAGTGGCTGGTCCAGCCCGAGCAGCAGATCGAGATCTTCAAGAAGGTCGGCAACCTGCCCTCCCAGCCGGCGCTCTACCAGGACCCGGCGATCAAGGACTTCTCCAACCCGTTCTTCAACAACGCGCCCGTCGGTCAGATCTTCCCCAGGGCGGCGGAGGGCCTGACCCCGCAGTACCTGGGACGGAAGAACGGGCCCACCCGGGTCGCGGTGGAGAACGTACTCAACCGGATGCAGACCGCCGACCTGAAGGGCAAGCCGCTGAGTGAGGCGTGGGCCGAGGCGCTCAAGGAAGCCGAGAAGGCAGCCAAGTCCTAG
- a CDS encoding carbohydrate ABC transporter permease, which yields MSTTRATPAAAPPTGSGGRSAGPGDPDPHRWRNRLYRFDLRYTPYLLVAPFFLLFLVFGVFPIIFNGVVALRHWRLDDATLTGWAGLANFEKLLTDDDFWNALYNTFGIFLLSTVPQLTLALVIASVLNRRLRAQTWWRVGVLLPYVTPITASTLVFAAVFARDTGVANWVLSVLHIGGAEPIDWRSAKWSSWLVLATMVNWKWIGYNALLYLAAMQSIPKDIYEAAAVDGAGVWRQLWRITVPMIRPVVIFTVVLSTIGGLQLFTEPMLLEQNAQAARGGANGEWQTIAQLIYKVGWKDLNLGYAAAMSWALFLIIVVVAAVNALITNRLGGGKR from the coding sequence ATGTCCACTACCCGTGCCACCCCGGCGGCGGCCCCGCCCACCGGGTCGGGCGGGCGCTCCGCCGGCCCGGGCGACCCCGACCCGCACCGCTGGCGCAACCGGCTCTACCGATTCGACCTGCGCTACACCCCTTACCTGCTGGTCGCCCCATTCTTCCTGCTGTTCCTGGTCTTCGGCGTCTTCCCGATCATCTTCAACGGGGTGGTGGCGCTGCGTCACTGGCGTCTGGACGACGCCACCCTCACCGGTTGGGCCGGGCTGGCCAACTTCGAGAAACTGCTCACCGACGACGACTTCTGGAACGCGCTCTACAACACCTTCGGCATCTTCCTGCTCTCCACGGTGCCGCAGTTGACCCTGGCACTGGTGATAGCGTCGGTGCTCAACCGCCGGCTGCGCGCCCAGACCTGGTGGCGGGTCGGGGTGCTGCTGCCGTACGTCACCCCGATCACCGCCTCGACGCTGGTCTTCGCCGCCGTCTTCGCCCGGGACACCGGTGTCGCCAACTGGGTGCTCTCGGTGCTGCACATCGGCGGTGCCGAGCCGATCGACTGGCGCAGCGCCAAGTGGTCGTCATGGCTCGTCCTCGCCACGATGGTCAACTGGAAGTGGATCGGCTACAACGCGCTGCTCTACCTCGCCGCCATGCAGTCGATCCCGAAGGACATCTACGAGGCCGCCGCCGTCGACGGCGCCGGGGTGTGGCGCCAGTTGTGGCGGATCACCGTGCCGATGATCCGGCCCGTGGTGATCTTCACGGTGGTGCTCTCCACCATCGGCGGGTTGCAGCTCTTCACCGAGCCGATGCTGCTCGAACAGAACGCCCAGGCGGCCCGGGGCGGCGCCAACGGCGAGTGGCAGACGATCGCCCAGCTCATCTACAAGGTCGGCTGGAAGGACCTCAACCTCGGATACGCCGCCGCCATGTCCTGGGCACTCTTCCTGATCATCGTGGTGGTCGCCGCGGTGAACGCACTGATCACCAACCGGCTCGGCGGGGGGAAGCGATGA
- a CDS encoding carbohydrate ABC transporter permease produces the protein MSTTVVKRRGGRRRAALTGRAPADTPASIWNYLFLALVFVFSAFPLYWMLVIATSTDAALAKLPPQVVPGDQLLTNLREVFSLQDVYFIQSLANSAIVSSVVTLSVLFFCSLAGFAFAKLRFRGRNVLMVIVILTLTVPNQLGVVALYIVMGEIGWNGTLLAVIVPGLVSAFGVFYMRQFILEAVPDELVEAARIDGATTMRIYASVVLPAVRPALAVLGLLTFVGTWNDFQWPLITLNGTDYPTSMVAISDLASGNYVLYRRVLAGALVATIPLLIMLFIGGRQIVRGIMEGAVKS, from the coding sequence ATGAGCACGACCGTGGTGAAGCGGCGCGGCGGCCGGCGACGGGCCGCGTTGACCGGTCGGGCGCCAGCGGACACCCCGGCCAGCATCTGGAACTACCTGTTCCTCGCCCTGGTCTTCGTCTTCTCCGCCTTCCCGCTCTACTGGATGCTGGTCATCGCCACCAGCACCGACGCCGCGCTGGCCAAACTCCCACCCCAGGTGGTTCCCGGCGACCAGTTGCTGACCAACCTGCGCGAGGTCTTCTCACTCCAGGACGTCTACTTCATCCAGTCGCTGGCCAACAGCGCGATCGTCTCCTCGGTCGTCACCCTCTCCGTGCTCTTCTTCTGCTCACTCGCCGGGTTCGCCTTCGCCAAACTGCGGTTCCGGGGCCGGAACGTGCTGATGGTCATCGTGATCCTCACCCTGACCGTGCCGAACCAACTCGGCGTGGTCGCGCTCTACATCGTGATGGGCGAGATCGGCTGGAACGGCACCCTGCTCGCCGTCATCGTGCCCGGCCTGGTCAGCGCGTTCGGTGTCTTCTACATGCGGCAGTTCATCCTGGAGGCGGTGCCGGACGAGCTGGTCGAGGCGGCCCGGATCGACGGGGCCACGACCATGCGCATCTACGCCAGCGTGGTGCTGCCGGCGGTCCGGCCGGCGCTCGCCGTCCTTGGTCTGCTCACCTTCGTCGGCACCTGGAATGATTTCCAGTGGCCCTTGATCACTCTCAACGGGACGGACTACCCGACGTCGATGGTGGCCATCTCCGACCTCGCCAGCGGCAACTACGTGCTGTACCGCCGGGTCCTGGCGGGCGCGCTGGTGGCGACCATCCCGTTGCTCATCATGCTCTTCATCGGGGGCAGGCAGATTGTTCGAGGAATCATGGAAGGCGCGGTCAAGTCATGA
- a CDS encoding glycoside hydrolase family 2 protein, translating into MTARRTLHQGWSLRAVPGPQVPGELPERAVPATVPGCVHTDLLDVGLIPDPYLDANELALAWIGRTDWVYETTFDWDDEKADRVDLACAGLDTVATVTLNGFEVGRTANMHRGYRFDVRSALVPGENTLRVRFDSPYRYAEEQRERLGNRPNAYPEPFAFIRKMACNFGWDWGPTLVTAGIWQPIELQTWSVARLAEVRPLVTVDDRTGQVEVRVGVERATDAPLTVVAAVAGVRAEVVIPAGETVAVLRLTVPEPELWWPRGYGEQPRYPLDVTLHDGDGTGDGDGDGVGTGRALDTWQRRIGFRSLQLDTSSDEHGSAFTIVVNGTPIVVRGVNWIPDDVFVTRVTRDRLATRFTQAVEANVNLLRVWGGGLYETEDFYDLADELGLLVQQDFPFACAAYPEEEPFATEVAAEAREQVARLASHPSLVLWTGNNENIWGWHDWGWQEELGDRTWGAGYYFELLPAIVAELDPTRPYWPGSPWSGRPDIHPNDPAHGSMHIWDVWNQVDYTRYRDYRPRFVAEFGYQAPPAYATLRRALSDEPLAHDSPGMAHHQKAGGGDEKLQRGLDAHLPAPVDFDDWHYLTQVNQARAIALGVEHFRSLRPICMGTIVWQLNDCWPVTSWAAVDGDGRRKPLWYALRRAYADRLLTVQPADAGLNVVAVNDGPDGWRTSVTVTRLTLGGEPIAKTTVEVDVAPHSAATVPLPADLAAADRPRHELLLAEASGTGERAFWFFAEDRDIPYPTAGYDTVVESEPSASGYVTRVRVTARTILRDLVLAADRLDPTAEVDEALVTLLPGESVTFTVTSAGPLDAAALGVGPVLRCVNDRPDA; encoded by the coding sequence GTGACCGCCCGCCGGACCCTGCACCAGGGCTGGTCGCTGCGCGCGGTGCCCGGACCGCAGGTGCCCGGGGAACTGCCCGAGCGGGCGGTGCCGGCCACGGTGCCGGGCTGTGTGCACACCGACCTGCTCGACGTGGGGCTGATCCCCGACCCGTACCTCGACGCCAACGAACTGGCGCTGGCGTGGATCGGGCGTACCGACTGGGTCTACGAGACCACGTTCGACTGGGACGACGAGAAGGCTGACCGGGTCGACCTCGCCTGTGCCGGGCTCGACACCGTCGCGACCGTCACCCTCAACGGCTTCGAGGTCGGGCGCACCGCGAACATGCACCGCGGCTACCGGTTCGACGTACGGTCGGCGCTGGTCCCGGGCGAGAACACGCTGCGGGTCCGGTTCGACTCCCCGTACCGCTACGCGGAGGAGCAGCGCGAGCGGCTCGGGAACCGACCCAACGCGTACCCGGAGCCGTTTGCCTTCATTCGGAAGATGGCCTGCAACTTCGGCTGGGACTGGGGCCCGACACTGGTCACCGCCGGCATCTGGCAGCCGATCGAGTTGCAGACCTGGTCGGTCGCCCGGTTGGCCGAGGTCCGACCGCTGGTCACCGTCGACGACCGGACCGGCCAGGTCGAGGTACGCGTCGGGGTCGAGCGCGCCACCGACGCGCCGCTGACCGTCGTCGCCGCCGTCGCCGGGGTACGGGCCGAGGTGGTCATCCCCGCCGGGGAGACCGTCGCGGTGCTGCGGCTGACCGTGCCCGAGCCCGAACTCTGGTGGCCGCGCGGGTACGGCGAACAGCCCCGCTACCCGCTCGACGTGACCCTGCACGACGGCGACGGCACTGGCGACGGCGACGGCGACGGCGTCGGCACTGGCCGGGCCCTCGACACCTGGCAGCGTCGGATCGGGTTCCGCTCGCTCCAGCTCGACACCAGCTCCGACGAGCACGGCTCGGCCTTCACCATCGTGGTCAACGGGACGCCGATCGTGGTCCGGGGCGTGAACTGGATCCCGGACGACGTCTTTGTCACCCGGGTCACCCGCGACCGGCTCGCCACCCGGTTCACCCAGGCCGTCGAGGCGAACGTCAACCTGCTCCGGGTCTGGGGTGGCGGGCTGTACGAGACCGAGGACTTCTACGACCTCGCCGACGAACTGGGCCTCCTGGTCCAGCAGGACTTCCCGTTCGCCTGTGCGGCTTACCCGGAGGAGGAACCGTTCGCCACCGAGGTGGCCGCTGAGGCCCGGGAGCAGGTGGCCCGCCTCGCCAGTCACCCCAGCCTGGTGCTCTGGACCGGCAACAACGAGAACATCTGGGGCTGGCACGACTGGGGCTGGCAGGAGGAGCTGGGAGACCGCACCTGGGGCGCCGGCTACTACTTCGAGCTGCTGCCGGCGATCGTGGCCGAACTGGACCCGACCCGCCCGTACTGGCCGGGCAGCCCGTGGTCCGGGCGACCCGACATCCACCCCAACGACCCGGCGCACGGCAGCATGCACATCTGGGACGTGTGGAACCAGGTCGACTACACCCGTTACCGGGACTACCGGCCCCGGTTCGTGGCCGAGTTCGGCTACCAGGCGCCGCCCGCGTACGCGACGCTGCGCCGGGCACTGAGCGACGAACCACTGGCCCACGACTCGCCCGGCATGGCCCACCACCAGAAGGCCGGCGGCGGTGACGAGAAGCTCCAGCGGGGACTCGACGCCCACCTGCCGGCGCCGGTCGACTTCGACGACTGGCACTACCTGACCCAGGTCAACCAGGCGCGGGCGATCGCGCTCGGGGTGGAACACTTCCGCTCCCTGCGCCCGATCTGCATGGGCACCATCGTCTGGCAGCTCAACGACTGCTGGCCGGTCACCTCGTGGGCCGCGGTCGACGGCGACGGGCGGCGCAAACCCCTGTGGTACGCGCTGCGCCGGGCGTACGCCGACCGGCTGCTGACCGTACAGCCGGCCGACGCCGGGCTGAACGTGGTCGCGGTGAACGACGGGCCGGACGGGTGGCGTACCTCGGTCACCGTCACCCGGCTGACCCTGGGCGGCGAACCGATCGCGAAGACGACTGTCGAGGTGGACGTGGCGCCGCACTCGGCGGCGACCGTACCGCTCCCGGCCGACCTGGCTGCGGCGGATCGGCCCCGCCACGAGCTGCTGCTCGCCGAGGCGTCCGGTACGGGCGAGCGCGCGTTCTGGTTCTTCGCCGAGGACCGTGACATCCCGTACCCGACCGCCGGTTACGACACGGTGGTCGAGTCGGAGCCGAGCGCCTCGGGTTACGTGACCCGGGTACGGGTGACCGCCCGGACGATCCTGCGGGATCTGGTGCTCGCCGCCGACCGCCTCGACCCCACCGCCGAGGTGGACGAGGCCCTGGTCACTCTGCTGCCGGGGGAGTCGGTGACGTTCACCGTCACGTCGGCGGGCCCGCTCGACGCCGCCGCGCTCGGCGTGGGGCCTGTCCTCCGATGCGTCAACGACCGTCCCGACGCCTGA
- a CDS encoding DUF397 domain-containing protein, with protein sequence MADLTGARWRKSTRSGSNGGNCVEVADNLPGVVAVRDSKDRDGGTLAFQSDAWRRFVAGVVAD encoded by the coding sequence ATGGCTGACCTGACCGGCGCCCGCTGGCGCAAGAGCACCCGCAGCGGCTCGAACGGTGGGAACTGCGTGGAGGTAGCGGACAACCTGCCCGGCGTCGTCGCCGTACGCGACAGCAAGGACCGTGACGGCGGCACCCTGGCGTTCCAGTCGGATGCGTGGCGCAGGTTTGTCGCCGGGGTGGTCGCGGACTGA